A stretch of Faecalibacterium duncaniae DNA encodes these proteins:
- a CDS encoding RpiB/LacA/LacB family sugar-phosphate isomerase, with translation MKIALINENSQAAKNGIIEAALKKVVEPMGHEVVNYGMYTAEDAAQLTYVQCGILAAILLNSGAADYVITGCGTGEGAMLALNSFPGVICGHVEDPVDAYTFAHVNDGNAVSMPFAKGFGWGGELNLEYCFEKLFGFGHGQGYPKERVVPEMRNKAILDDVRAATFKPLIECLQSIDQDLLKGAIAGEKFSKLFFASCKDEQLATYIKTLL, from the coding sequence ATGAAAATTGCACTCATCAACGAAAACAGCCAGGCCGCCAAAAACGGCATCATTGAAGCCGCCCTGAAAAAGGTGGTGGAGCCCATGGGCCACGAGGTGGTCAACTACGGCATGTACACCGCAGAGGATGCCGCCCAGCTGACTTATGTTCAGTGCGGCATTCTGGCCGCCATCCTGCTGAACAGCGGCGCGGCCGACTACGTCATCACCGGCTGCGGCACCGGCGAGGGTGCCATGCTGGCCCTGAACAGCTTCCCCGGCGTGATCTGCGGCCATGTGGAGGACCCCGTGGACGCTTACACCTTTGCCCACGTCAACGACGGCAACGCCGTTTCCATGCCCTTTGCTAAGGGCTTTGGCTGGGGCGGCGAGCTGAACCTCGAGTACTGCTTCGAGAAGCTGTTCGGCTTTGGCCACGGTCAGGGCTACCCCAAGGAGCGCGTTGTGCCCGAGATGCGGAACAAGGCCATTCTGGATGATGTGCGCGCCGCCACCTTCAAGCCCCTGATCGAGTGCCTGCAGAGCATCGACCAGGACCTGCTCAAGGGAGCCATTGCAGGCGAGAAGTTCAGCAAGCTGTTCTTCGCCTCCTGCAAGGACGAGCAGCTGGCCACCTACATCAAGACCCTGCTGTAA
- a CDS encoding DUF1622 domain-containing protein, with product MAWLYHFNQIVTHGMEGFLETAVPLISGLAEIIGLFIIVTSLVKATYHYVRVTFFHGQHDFLHEMSSGLTTALEFLMSAEIAKTFLLQNLESVVPLAATFALRAMMSLMLHWEMEGGHRSGRKKEETPAGEAEKKNDL from the coding sequence ATGGCATGGTTATACCATTTCAATCAGATCGTCACCCACGGCATGGAGGGGTTTCTGGAGACGGCGGTGCCGCTGATCTCCGGGTTGGCTGAGATCATCGGCCTGTTCATCATCGTCACCAGCCTTGTCAAGGCCACCTACCACTATGTGCGGGTCACCTTTTTCCATGGCCAGCACGATTTCCTCCACGAGATGTCCAGCGGCCTGACCACGGCGCTGGAGTTCCTGATGTCGGCGGAGATCGCCAAGACCTTCCTGTTGCAGAATCTGGAATCGGTGGTGCCGCTGGCGGCCACCTTTGCCCTGCGGGCCATGATGAGCCTGATGCTCCACTGGGAGATGGAGGGCGGGCACCGCTCCGGCCGCAAAAAGGAAGAAACGCCCGCCGGTGAGGCTGAGAAAAAGAATGACTTATAA
- a CDS encoding SDR family NAD(P)-dependent oxidoreductase: MSTKTVWITGASSGIGREFARRYARLGFRLILTARRRDRLETLAAELRAKHGTLCRIVPADLAQDAQVTALCEALADERIDLFINNAGFGACGAFSETDAGKELSMLRVNVLAMHRLFKFTLRKMEAQGFGTILNVASSAGLLPGGPYMAGYYASKAYVVSLTRGVAEELREQHSPVYVCALCPGPVDTEFNDRADVVFALKGITPELCVEEAMRGMLRRKTIIVPSTLMRLATTAQKLVPTPLLMPILAHQQKKKLG, translated from the coding sequence ATGTCAACCAAAACTGTCTGGATCACCGGCGCGTCCTCCGGCATCGGGCGGGAGTTTGCCCGCCGCTATGCCCGGCTGGGCTTCCGGCTCATTCTGACCGCCCGCCGCCGCGACCGGCTGGAGACCCTTGCCGCTGAGCTCCGGGCGAAACACGGCACCCTCTGCCGCATCGTACCCGCCGACCTTGCGCAGGATGCGCAGGTCACCGCCCTGTGCGAAGCACTGGCAGACGAACGCATCGACCTGTTCATCAACAACGCGGGCTTTGGTGCCTGCGGTGCCTTTTCCGAGACGGACGCGGGCAAGGAGCTTTCCATGCTGCGGGTAAACGTGCTGGCCATGCACCGGCTGTTCAAGTTCACTCTGCGCAAGATGGAAGCCCAGGGCTTCGGCACCATCCTGAACGTGGCATCCTCGGCGGGCCTGCTGCCGGGCGGGCCCTATATGGCGGGCTACTATGCCTCCAAAGCATACGTTGTCAGCCTGACCCGCGGCGTGGCTGAGGAGCTGCGGGAGCAGCACAGCCCGGTCTATGTCTGTGCCCTCTGCCCCGGCCCCGTGGACACCGAGTTCAACGACCGCGCCGATGTGGTGTTCGCCCTCAAGGGCATCACCCCGGAGCTCTGCGTGGAGGAAGCCATGCGCGGGATGCTCCGCCGCAAAACCATCATCGTGCCCAGCACCCTGATGCGCCTTGCCACCACGGCCCAGAAGCTCGTTCCCACGCCCCTGCTCATGCCCATTCTGGCCCACCAGCAGAAGAAAAAGCTGGGCTGA
- a CDS encoding nucleotidyltransferase family protein: MNKPVLVVMAAGMGSRYGGMKQIDPVGPKGQPIVEYSLYDAHRAGFETVIFVIKHEIEEAFKAAIGDRVSQGMNVKYAFQQLDELPAGFTIPEGRVKPWGTCHAVLAAKDLIDGPFAVINADDYYGPEAFKVIYEYLSTHQDGAVYDYCMVSYLLKNTVSENGTVSRGVCVVNPDGTLHSVTERTGIETYEGGIRCTSLTGEGTDDLPVEAPVSMNLWGFGKSFLDEADRRFAGWLRENLPQNPLKCEYFLPTVASELIDEGKAAVTVLKSTDKWYGVTYREDKPTVVAAIAQKTQEGLYPEDLWA; this comes from the coding sequence ATGAACAAACCGGTATTGGTGGTCATGGCTGCCGGCATGGGCAGCCGTTACGGCGGCATGAAGCAGATCGACCCGGTGGGCCCCAAGGGCCAGCCCATTGTGGAGTACTCCCTGTACGATGCCCACCGTGCAGGCTTTGAGACCGTGATCTTTGTCATCAAGCACGAGATCGAGGAGGCTTTCAAAGCCGCCATCGGTGACCGCGTCTCTCAGGGCATGAACGTGAAATACGCTTTCCAGCAGCTGGATGAGCTGCCCGCAGGCTTCACCATCCCCGAGGGCCGTGTCAAGCCCTGGGGCACCTGCCACGCCGTGCTGGCCGCAAAAGACCTCATTGATGGCCCCTTCGCTGTCATCAACGCGGACGATTACTACGGCCCCGAGGCCTTCAAGGTCATCTATGAGTATCTGTCCACCCATCAGGACGGCGCAGTTTACGATTACTGCATGGTGAGCTACCTGCTCAAAAATACCGTCTCTGAGAACGGCACCGTCTCCCGCGGTGTCTGCGTGGTGAACCCGGACGGCACCCTGCACAGCGTGACCGAGCGCACCGGCATCGAGACCTATGAGGGCGGCATCCGCTGCACCTCCCTCACCGGTGAGGGCACGGATGACCTGCCGGTGGAAGCACCTGTCAGCATGAACCTGTGGGGCTTCGGCAAGAGCTTCCTGGACGAGGCCGACCGCCGCTTTGCAGGCTGGCTGCGTGAGAATCTGCCCCAGAACCCCCTCAAGTGCGAGTATTTCCTGCCCACCGTGGCCAGCGAGCTCATCGATGAGGGCAAGGCAGCGGTCACCGTGCTCAAGAGCACCGATAAGTGGTACGGCGTGACCTACCGTGAGGATAAGCCCACCGTGGTGGCCGCCATCGCCCAGAAAACCCAGGAGGGTCTGTACCCCGAGGATCTGTGGGCGTGA
- a CDS encoding DUF697 domain-containing protein, with protein MAKTKVTMPDDLKSKCAAVIHTATTAAAAAGIIPIPMADTIPITAAQITMIIGLGHIFDISLSETAAKSILGGTMASQTGRAVFSGIIKGIPGVGTVVGGVISAGTSVALTETLGWIVAEDFYKKSLDPTAESVLDTANTVMNGFNDFTGSVNSQARASAAANAAATAKKTKKRFF; from the coding sequence ATGGCTAAAACCAAAGTTACAATGCCGGATGACCTGAAGAGCAAGTGCGCCGCTGTCATTCACACTGCCACAACAGCTGCCGCCGCTGCAGGTATTATCCCGATTCCTATGGCTGACACCATTCCCATTACTGCCGCTCAGATTACCATGATTATCGGCTTGGGGCATATCTTCGATATTTCTCTTTCCGAAACGGCAGCCAAATCCATTTTGGGTGGTACAATGGCAAGCCAGACCGGGCGTGCTGTATTTTCTGGCATTATCAAAGGCATTCCCGGTGTCGGAACCGTTGTGGGCGGTGTCATCAGTGCTGGCACTTCTGTTGCATTGACCGAGACCCTTGGCTGGATCGTTGCGGAGGATTTCTATAAAAAGAGCCTCGATCCGACAGCAGAGAGTGTTCTCGATACGGCCAATACAGTTATGAACGGTTTCAATGACTTTACCGGAAGCGTAAATTCTCAGGCTCGTGCATCTGCTGCGGCAAACGCTGCCGCCACTGCAAAAAAGACCAAAAAGCGCTTCTTCTAA
- a CDS encoding leucine-rich repeat protein yields MKPKRLISLLVAVCMMITMLPLSAVTAFAEDTSAPTGTASYGDYEYDYTINTEDGTATITKFRALVDGSYDITIPTDFGRFPVTAIGDDAFRGCSALKKVTIPQSVTSIGDSAFAGCHNLDSVTINDAATSIGNRAFTECPLTTTLSLGKKITTIGDEAFYDCRGLTSVTIPPSVTSIGKKAFLQCIHLKTLSFGENIKTNIETIGDDAFYYCIELESVTIPQSVTSIGNDAFGQCHDLQSLTIKDAATSIGHRAFLGCTSLETISLGENIKTIGYHAFNSCTSINLTNVTIPENVTTIRPGTFDYCTHLEYIMLPAGLTSFQDSLKGCPAGNPNGAIYYKNYKAAADALLADNDDNSNIDANDKLRKRNFLYLCKVTFDAKGGELNDDAEVPVYKTEKITDTKANDLTAIHDPTRAGYKFTGWYTADDQPLNVNEIITKDITFYAHWELAPKAPVCHPLTLKDGVITSVTVPGKDGADPEDITEIVKKNANEDGSFNVPEGATVSVAFDKDAFADSGLKFGHWDITGLDDPNAYQDKESFDFEMPAKAVTLKAMTQDASIEDDEPDIVGPIVIGTTVVVGGAVLGYQAYSLGAEFAGKLMALPYFPSNRSALAMMLWEDAGKPMPESELLYPDVGQEERDMDLQHAARWAMENELIPDLNDEGTAPEEMKFFPANPVSKLDVLNAWQKAQELKNN; encoded by the coding sequence ATGAAACCTAAGCGTTTGATCAGCTTATTGGTTGCGGTCTGCATGATGATCACCATGCTGCCCCTGTCGGCAGTCACGGCATTTGCAGAAGACACGTCAGCGCCAACTGGTACAGCCAGCTATGGCGATTACGAGTATGACTATACGATAAATACAGAAGACGGTACTGCAACCATCACAAAATTTCGTGCCCTTGTTGATGGCTCCTACGACATCACCATACCCACAGATTTTGGCAGATTCCCTGTAACTGCTATCGGCGATGATGCCTTTAGAGGTTGCTCTGCTCTGAAGAAGGTCACCATTCCACAAAGCGTCACTTCCATCGGCGATTCTGCCTTTGCAGGTTGCCACAACTTGGACTCTGTTACCATCAATGACGCTGCCACATCAATAGGAAACCGGGCCTTTACGGAATGCCCTCTTACAACAACGCTTTCATTAGGTAAAAAAATTACGACGATCGGCGATGAGGCCTTTTATGATTGCCGTGGTCTGACGAGCGTCACCATTCCACCAAGCGTCACTTCCATCGGCAAGAAAGCCTTTCTCCAATGCATTCATCTTAAAACGCTTTCGTTCGGTGAGAATATTAAGACGAATATTGAGACGATCGGCGATGATGCCTTTTATTATTGCATTGAGCTGGAGAGTGTCACCATTCCACAGAGCGTCACTTCCATCGGCAATGATGCCTTTGGACAATGCCATGACTTGCAATCTCTTACCATCAAGGACGCTGCCACATCGATAGGACACCGGGCCTTTTTAGGGTGCACTTCTCTTGAAACGATTTCGTTAGGTGAGAATATTAAGACGATCGGCTATCATGCCTTTAATTCTTGCACTTCCATTAATCTGACGAACGTCACCATCCCGGAAAATGTAACAACCATTAGACCTGGTACCTTTGACTATTGCACCCATCTGGAATACATTATGCTCCCTGCTGGATTGACTTCTTTCCAAGACAGTCTGAAAGGTTGTCCAGCTGGGAACCCCAATGGTGCCATCTACTACAAAAACTACAAGGCCGCCGCAGATGCTCTGCTTGCAGACAATGATGACAATTCTAACATTGATGCCAATGATAAACTGAGAAAACGCAATTTTCTTTACCTCTGCAAGGTGACCTTTGATGCCAAGGGCGGCGAACTGAACGACGACGCTGAGGTGCCGGTTTATAAGACCGAAAAAATCACTGATACCAAGGCAAACGATCTGACTGCCATCCATGATCCCACCCGTGCGGGTTACAAGTTCACCGGCTGGTACACCGCAGATGACCAGCCCTTGAATGTGAACGAAATAATTACGAAGGACATCACCTTCTATGCCCATTGGGAGCTCGCCCCCAAAGCTCCGGTCTGCCACCCGCTGACCTTGAAGGACGGCGTTATCACCAGCGTAACAGTGCCCGGCAAGGATGGTGCTGACCCCGAGGATATCACCGAGATCGTTAAAAAGAATGCCAACGAGGACGGTTCCTTTAATGTCCCCGAGGGTGCAACGGTGAGTGTTGCATTTGATAAGGATGCTTTTGCAGATAGCGGTCTGAAATTTGGCCACTGGGATATCACCGGCCTGGATGATCCGAACGCTTATCAGGATAAGGAAAGCTTTGACTTTGAGATGCCTGCAAAGGCCGTGACCCTGAAAGCCATGACACAGGATGCATCCATTGAAGATGACGAGCCCGATATCGTTGGCCCCATCGTGATCGGCACTACTGTTGTTGTCGGCGGTGCAGTGCTGGGCTATCAGGCCTATTCTCTGGGTGCTGAATTTGCAGGCAAGCTGATGGCTCTGCCCTACTTCCCCAGCAACCGCAGCGCCCTTGCCATGATGCTGTGGGAGGATGCAGGCAAACCCATGCCCGAATCCGAACTGCTCTACCCCGATGTAGGGCAGGAAGAGCGGGATATGGACCTGCAGCACGCCGCCCGCTGGGCCATGGAGAATGAGCTTATCCCTGACCTGAATGATGAGGGCACGGCTCCGGAAGAGATGAAGTTCTTCCCGGCCAATCCCGTAAGCAAGCTTGATGTGCTGAATGCATGGCAGAAAGCACAGGAGCTCAAGAACAACTAA
- a CDS encoding putative ABC transporter permease: MSFFVNTMVCGFSLYQILAFFLIYSCLGWCLEVIYAAVSTGQLVNRGFLNGPVCPIYGFGMIIVLFTLSPLADNLLLLYLGGVILPSVLELVGGWALYKLYHTRWWDYSDFPFNIGGYICLEFSLLWGVGTVVVMKAVHPVIAGFVEMVPQMVGFVLMCILYACYAADVVVTAFAASDLARELDALEKVADSMHAVSDAMTELLGTTAMDVDQKMDESRLQLKLAAAEARDNAAKLSPRDAAAALRAKADEAMEAARKSSQEARLNASEAAAAVKLAAKGTAERTAELLRLEQLAEELQARSEEMRARTRSSKYFGKGRMLRAYPKLRHGEKHRSLDELRERLKYERRH; encoded by the coding sequence ATGTCCTTTTTTGTCAACACCATGGTCTGCGGCTTTTCGCTGTATCAGATCCTGGCGTTTTTCCTGATCTACTCCTGCCTGGGCTGGTGCCTGGAGGTCATCTATGCCGCCGTTTCCACCGGCCAGCTGGTGAACCGCGGCTTTCTGAACGGCCCGGTCTGCCCCATCTACGGCTTTGGCATGATCATTGTGCTGTTCACCCTTTCGCCGCTGGCAGACAACCTGCTGCTGCTCTATCTCGGCGGCGTGATCCTGCCCAGCGTATTGGAGCTGGTGGGCGGCTGGGCGCTCTACAAGCTCTACCACACCCGGTGGTGGGATTACAGCGACTTCCCCTTCAACATCGGCGGATATATCTGCCTGGAGTTCTCCCTTTTGTGGGGCGTTGGCACCGTTGTGGTGATGAAGGCCGTTCACCCCGTGATCGCGGGCTTTGTGGAGATGGTCCCCCAGATGGTGGGCTTTGTCCTCATGTGCATCCTGTACGCCTGCTACGCCGCCGACGTGGTGGTGACCGCCTTTGCGGCCTCTGACCTGGCCCGTGAGCTGGATGCTCTGGAAAAGGTGGCCGACAGTATGCACGCCGTGTCCGATGCCATGACCGAGCTGCTGGGCACCACCGCCATGGACGTGGACCAGAAGATGGACGAGAGCCGCCTGCAGCTCAAGCTGGCAGCTGCCGAGGCCCGGGACAATGCCGCCAAACTGAGCCCCCGGGATGCCGCTGCCGCCCTGCGCGCCAAGGCCGACGAGGCCATGGAGGCTGCCCGCAAGTCCTCCCAGGAGGCCCGGCTCAATGCCTCTGAGGCCGCCGCTGCCGTCAAGCTGGCCGCCAAGGGCACCGCAGAGCGCACGGCAGAGCTGCTCCGTCTGGAACAGCTGGCCGAAGAACTGCAGGCCCGCAGCGAGGAGATGCGCGCCCGCACCCGGAGCTCCAAGTACTTTGGCAAGGGCCGTATGCTCCGCGCTTACCCCAAGCTGCGCCACGGCGAAAAGCACCGCTCTCTGGACGAGCTGCGGGAGCGCCTGAAGTACGAGCGCAGGCACTGA